The following DNA comes from Lates calcarifer isolate ASB-BC8 linkage group LG2, TLL_Latcal_v3, whole genome shotgun sequence.
CACATAATTTCCAAGGGATTTAACGTTTCTAATTATAATCACTGCTGCTTCTCAGGTGGCATTACGTGCTTGTACAATAATGTAGGATAATAGCATAGATAACATTATCGAGGCACTGATACAAGGATTGTTGATTTCAAACACAAGTCTACAAAGCATGCTCTAAATGAggaattaaacattaaacttcAGTGACATGTGGTACATAAAAAAAGTTATAATCCTAACGTTAATATTCTGAAGTAACTACTTCTATAAAAATACATCTAGTACTATTTAATGTGTGCTCTTATTCTACATTTACTTCAgaactgaatacatttaaatgaatttcaaaataaaagtgggAGAACATACTCAATTCTGTTAATCAAAACGAATTCATTTCTTCTGGCtttatgttttgtctgtcttttgatAAATGGCTTAACTGAAATTTCAGACCACTTCAGCCCGCCCCGCGTCTCTTGGCAAGCGTGTTCAACGCACGGTTTCCTTTTTTGTAAACAACAATGAAGTGtgatatttgaaaaaaacagatgcGCTACCGGTGAACTAGGAGCCACCAATCATTTGTAGTCTGTACCCAAAGCGGCTTTTGaatccctccttctcttcccacCTCTTCAAATTCATTGGCTGCCAGAGGAGTAGcgacaatgtttaatgcaccATGCGGTGTCCGGAGTTCAGTCAGTGAGAGGAAGCGCTCTATGTGCTTAGGGCTGTTTTACGTGCAGAAAATACTAAACACCGACTGTGGGTATATATTCAAGAAAATCACCCTTTCTTCTGACAGCTACAGAGACACTTATGCCAGAATGCGGCGTTGTTGCTGACCACCTCTTCACtagctgtctctctgtgtgtggacTTTGACGGGGACGGCGGACAAGGACAAAAATGCCACTACGGGGAAACAGTCACTCAGCGATGTTTCGgatggaagaaaaaacactgattgcCTTTTAAATATCCACTTTGGATCTATCTTGCTACAcatctggatttttttcttctcctcccatAGAGTATTTCTCCGAACAGTTTTCTTTCCTGAGGAACGGTGACTCACTGCAGGCAGAAGGCGAGCCGCTGCATTCTAATCAGACAGCGGAGAGGACTTCAGCTCATTGACATTACAGTCATACTTTTCTggagcacttttttttttatttccactgcGCTGCACTGTAGCCTGCGTGTGCATCGGAAGCCTGTGGCTTTTTTCCTGCtcagagaggggaaggaggatACGGGTGGTACCTACTGAAGTGGTTAGGGAATGAAACTCTCCCTGAACCCTGCTGGAACTGACTGTTTTGAATCTCACATTTATATAATTTTTGGACTATTAAAGCAGTTTCTTTCGGTAAGTTTCCGCGTTTTTCCCTTCTGTTCtttatgtctctttgtggttgtgtaATTTTCCCACTGGAAgcactgtttgtttctcatttcCAAACGATTCTGATTTCACAACCATCCCTGTGCTTGCGGATGCAACAGCTTCTTCCAGGGACCGTTGAAtgttgcagagagagagagagacagagagcatcAGTGGAGAGAATTACACAGCTGTGCTGAGATGTTGGCAGCTCATTTCTGAATTTTTATAAGGCTCATTTTAAATATCCGGATTATGCGGATTTGTTAATGCTTGTAAGAGGCTCATTTTATACACACTTATTCAAATAGCTGCCACAATAGGCCATCTTCAGTTGTTCGCCTGCAGTGTTACCATATTATTAAAGTTGCCCTATTACAGTTTCAGTCAGCATTCTCATAATGTGTGATTGGTCCATTATCATGTGAGGGTCAGGTCGTGTATTGCACATTAGAGATAAAAACTGCATTCTGAATCTTGTGTTTATAATAATACATGTAGTAAATATGCTACAAGGGGAATCATCATTATTTCCCTGTGCATCAGGGCTGCGCCGAGTGTCTTCCCAAGGTTAACTAATTGACAAGCTTCCCCCATAATTGTGGAAATGAATTACACATGAGCCCTGGTTCATTTTTGGCTCAGTGGTGGATCTGATTTCTTCCTGGCAGGATGGCTAGTGTAGCTTAGTCTGTTTTTATCTGGGTGACTAATTGACACTTATagattttaacaaaaatatatttttttctgttttccttcttAGGTGGTATGACTGAACACTTACAATGACTATTCTGTTTGGTGACTGGATCGCGATTATTGCTCAGATGAGTCTGGGTGCTCAGCTGAATATAAATTAGGTGTTCAGCACCACAGATTGctggaagaggcagaggaaaagagagacagagcaaagaCAATCCACAAAGACAAATGCCAAGGCCTCACATGATGAACAGAACTCTTTTTTTGATCCCGAACAACAGAAATACCAAATTTGAACAAAATATCAACAGGTCTAAGGCAGcgtaaacacaacacagattaTAGCAGCTTTTACGGAGCGGGGATGTatctttctattttctttttcctcctcttatGGGCTCAAGCCCTGACATTGAAAAACTTGAATTACTCTGTCCCAGAGGAACAGGGTCCGGGGACAGTAATTGGGAACATTGCCAAAGATGCCAGACTCGGACTCGAACAGATTGGGCAGGGAGGACAGGGTAAGAAAGCCAACTTCAGGGTGCTGGAGAACTCAGCCCCGCATCTTATCGACGTGGACCCCCAAAGCGGACTGCTGTACACAAAGCAGCGCATCGACAGGGAAACATTGTGTAAGAGAAACCCCAAGTGCCAGCTCTCCATGGAGGTGTTTGCCAATGACAAGGAGATCTGCATGATCAAAATAGATATTCAGGACATTAACGACAACTCACCCACTTTTCCCTCAGATCAGATTGATATTGacatttctgaaaatgctgTGCCAGGGACACGCTTTCCCCTGACCAGCGCGCATGACCCAGATGCAGGAGAAAATGGCCTGAAAACCTATCAGATAACACGCGACGACTACAATCTCTTTTCCTTAGAGGTAAAATCCCGCGGGGACGGGACCAAATTCCCAGAATTAGTTATTCAACGACCACTGGACCGAGAAGAACGAAGCCATCACACCCTTATTTTGTCAGCCACTGATGGGGGGGAATATCCTAGGTCCGGTACCATGCAGATAAATGTTAAAGTTATTGATTCCAATGATAACAGCCCTGTCTTTGATCAGCCCTCATATGTTGTGGAAATTCCTGAAAATTCTCCTCCTGGTAAAGTCCTTATTGATTTAAATGCCACTGATCCTGACGAGGGCAACAATGGACAAGTAGTCTATTCTTTTAGTGGCTATGCCCCAGAGAGAATCAGGGAGCTCTTCTCCATAGATTCCAGAACAGGGGTCATAAAGATTCAGGGTGAAATTGACTACGAAGAGAGCCCAGTTATTGAGATTGACATCCAGGCAAAGGATCTCGGTCCCAATCCAATCCCAGGCCATTGTAAAGTCACTGTTAAAGTGCTTGACAGGAATGATAACTGGCCATCTATAGGCTTTGTATCTGTGAGACAGGGAGCCATCAGCGAGGCAGCACCTCCAGGCACTGTCATTGCTCTGGTCCGTGTCACAGACAAGGACTCAGGCAGGAACGGGCAGCTTCAGTGCAGAGTGCTGGGTAATGTCCCTTTTAAACTTGAGGAGAATTATGATAACTTCTACACAGTGGTGACAGACAGGCCCTTGGACAGAGAGGTGCAGGATGAGTACAATGTCACTATTGTTGCCAAAGACAATGGCATTCCTCCTCTGAACTCTACAAAATCCTTCACCGTAAAGATTCTGGATGAGAATGACAATGTTCCTCGCTTTACCAAGTCAGTTTACCTTCTTCAGATACCTGAGAACAACATCCCAGGGGAGTACCTAGGTTCAGTTCTGGCACATGACCCAGACCTTGGACAGAATGGCACAGTATACTACAGCATAGTCAACTCCAACGTGAGTGGGGGTGATGTCAACACTTATGTTAATGTGAACGCTGCTAATGGAGCCATCTATGCTGTTAGATCTTTTAACTATgagcaaattaagtattttgACTTTAAGGTTCTTGCTAAAGATGCAGGATCTCCTCATCTTGAGAGCAACGCTACAGTGCGCATCAGTGTTCTGGATGTCAATGACAACATCCCTGTCATAGTTCTGCCCCTGCTTCAAAATGACACAGCTGAAATCCATGTGCCGCGTAATGTTGGTGTTGGTTACCTAGTCACCACAGTGAGGGCAGTGGATAATGACTATGGTGAGAGTGGGAGGCTCACCTATGAGATCTCAGATGGCAACGAGGAGCACCTCTTTGAGATTGATCCGGTGACAGGGGAGGTGCGAACAGCTCACCCATTCTGGGACGATGTGAGCCCCATTGTGGAGCTGATCATCCGAGTATCGGACCACGGCAAGCCCACTCTCACCGCTGCTGCCAGACTCATCATCAAGGCCTCCAATGGACGTCCTCCTGATGGACTGCCACGCACTAAGGACAATCAGAACTGGGACATGTCTCTGCCGCTTATTGTAACTCTAAGCATCGTGTCCATCATGCTTCTGGCTGCCATGGTGACCATAGCAATCAAGTGCAAGCGCGAAAACAAGGAGATCCGCACCTATAATTGTCGCATTGCAGAGTACTCGCACCCTCAACTGGGAAAaggcaagaagaagaagattaaCAAGAACGACATCATGCTGGTGCAGAGCGAGGTGGAGGAGCGGGATGCCATGAATGTGATGAATGTGGTAAGCAGCCCTTCCTTGGCCACCTCTCCCATGTACTTTGACTACCAGACACGCCTGCCACTCAGCTCAccaaggtcagaggtcatgtaCCTCAAGCCCACTGCCAATAACCTCAGCGTGCCCCAAGGCCACGTGGGATGCCACACCAGCTTCACAGGCCCAGTCACCAGCACTACAGACACACCTACTAACCGCATGTCCATCATACAGGTAAGAGAAATTGCACTCTTCTCCCTTACTGTTGTGCCACCGTTTTCACGTCACAACCTTCCGAAAGCTCCCATTTCCTATATTAACGTTTGCCCCCTTGGTttgtaaaatgaaagaaaaagaagacaaggacagacagaggcagagaagcccaggagcacagagagaaaagaaggaagggAGGGGTGAGCATTAGAGGGATTAAACAGTCATTCTGGTGCTCTCATGGAACACAGCCAGTGACATCAACACAAATCAGTTGTGCTTGAAATATGTCATGACAAGCTTTTGAAATCAGTTTTCCTGTAGAAATTTTTCATAAATCACTCAATCACTGTCATTTCATTCCTGCGGAAAAAAGAGTCCAGCCTGTGGCAAAGTTTTAAGCAGTTCCATTTTAAACTACCCAATTATCTCACAGACATTTGCAATTCCTAATCCAATAAGCAGATACTTTTTGAAAATATACTTTCCTctgtattatattaatataCCTGCACATGGTAACTGTTGCAGCTATGATGTTATATCATGAGAGTTAAGTTACTGTCAACAATAATGGGTGCTTGTTTGCTGTTTATAACACCACACCAGTCATCAAAATCTATTGCTCTTTGTGGTTAATTCTAGTGATTTTAATTCCTAGAGATTAGCAGATTGTACTTATTTTCACAGTGTCTTTATACGTCTTTGTGGAGTACTTGGGTGTATAAGCCTCTAACGTGATaacttctctgtgtctttggCCTTAAGCCCATTAAAAGTCTGTCGTGTCAGACAAGGATTAAAGCCTGCTTAAGACGGTGGTATGTAACACTAGGGATAATGGGCAGTTGTAGCAAAGCAAACCCTTTTCTGATGTTTACCTATtgttaacaaatacaaattttatGTTCCTAATACCATtgatagaaataataaaaagtccTCAGTgagttatattattattaacttttGCCAATGGCTTTATACTATTTGGTACCATTAGAGTTCTTTCAGTTACATCCTGATGGACAGTAACTATTAGgctctctgctgtcttttctaTCCCACTATTTGCATTGGACGTGGATGTGACGATGACTGTGATCAGATGTGACGTGTTCCCACCAGGGAGGAAGGCCACTGTCTGTTGTTCCCACTCTCAGTCACAGCCCTGCTTCTATTATGAGCCAGCTGCATAGGGCAAGGGTCAGCACAAAGACCGTTAAGGCTTCCTAATCAGAGGGACAGAATAATTGCTGGTCCATTCTGCAGGCT
Coding sequences within:
- the pcdh17 gene encoding protocadherin-17 isoform X4, producing the protein MYLSIFFFLLLWAQALTLKNLNYSVPEEQGPGTVIGNIAKDARLGLEQIGQGGQGKKANFRVLENSAPHLIDVDPQSGLLYTKQRIDRETLCKRNPKCQLSMEVFANDKEICMIKIDIQDINDNSPTFPSDQIDIDISENAVPGTRFPLTSAHDPDAGENGLKTYQITRDDYNLFSLEVKSRGDGTKFPELVIQRPLDREERSHHTLILSATDGGEYPRSGTMQINVKVIDSNDNSPVFDQPSYVVEIPENSPPGKVLIDLNATDPDEGNNGQVVYSFSGYAPERIRELFSIDSRTGVIKIQGEIDYEESPVIEIDIQAKDLGPNPIPGHCKVTVKVLDRNDNWPSIGFVSVRQGAISEAAPPGTVIALVRVTDKDSGRNGQLQCRVLGNVPFKLEENYDNFYTVVTDRPLDREVQDEYNVTIVAKDNGIPPLNSTKSFTVKILDENDNVPRFTKSVYLLQIPENNIPGEYLGSVLAHDPDLGQNGTVYYSIVNSNVSGGDVNTYVNVNAANGAIYAVRSFNYEQIKYFDFKVLAKDAGSPHLESNATVRISVLDVNDNIPVIVLPLLQNDTAEIHVPRNVGVGYLVTTVRAVDNDYGESGRLTYEISDGNEEHLFEIDPVTGEVRTAHPFWDDVSPIVELIIRVSDHGKPTLTAAARLIIKASNGRPPDGLPRTKDNQNWDMSLPLIVTLSIVSIMLLAAMVTIAIKCKRENKEIRTYNCRIAEYSHPQLGKGKKKKINKNDIMLVQSEVEERDAMNVMNVTDNFPTEPNYMGSRQQFVQSSTFKDPERASLRDSGHGDSDQADSDQDTNKGSCCDMSAKEALKLKATGVKPPPLEQDEDCVNCTEECRVLGHSDRCWMPQFPAGGNQAEGIDYRNNMFVPAGMETVPETETYETVNPNGKKTFCTFGKERRDHTILVANVKPYLKAKRALSPLLQEVPSASSSPTKGCSTMSPCSSVKSPADGAEGKPPPATCSGHYGPPDGQYLSPTKQSRDQGVYPPLPPSDPVAKVLAEARSRISQEATGEMECVLEQVEPNANRDGMDADQVVRDIDKLLQDCRGSEATGTLRK
- the pcdh17 gene encoding protocadherin-17 isoform X3 — encoded protein: MYLSIFFFLLLWAQALTLKNLNYSVPEEQGPGTVIGNIAKDARLGLEQIGQGGQGKKANFRVLENSAPHLIDVDPQSGLLYTKQRIDRETLCKRNPKCQLSMEVFANDKEICMIKIDIQDINDNSPTFPSDQIDIDISENAVPGTRFPLTSAHDPDAGENGLKTYQITRDDYNLFSLEVKSRGDGTKFPELVIQRPLDREERSHHTLILSATDGGEYPRSGTMQINVKVIDSNDNSPVFDQPSYVVEIPENSPPGKVLIDLNATDPDEGNNGQVVYSFSGYAPERIRELFSIDSRTGVIKIQGEIDYEESPVIEIDIQAKDLGPNPIPGHCKVTVKVLDRNDNWPSIGFVSVRQGAISEAAPPGTVIALVRVTDKDSGRNGQLQCRVLGNVPFKLEENYDNFYTVVTDRPLDREVQDEYNVTIVAKDNGIPPLNSTKSFTVKILDENDNVPRFTKSVYLLQIPENNIPGEYLGSVLAHDPDLGQNGTVYYSIVNSNVSGGDVNTYVNVNAANGAIYAVRSFNYEQIKYFDFKVLAKDAGSPHLESNATVRISVLDVNDNIPVIVLPLLQNDTAEIHVPRNVGVGYLVTTVRAVDNDYGESGRLTYEISDGNEEHLFEIDPVTGEVRTAHPFWDDVSPIVELIIRVSDHGKPTLTAAARLIIKASNGRPPDGLPRTKDNQNWDMSLPLIVTLSIVSIMLLAAMVTIAIKCKRENKEIRTYNCRIAEYSHPQLGKGKKKKINKNDIMLVQSEVEERDAMNVMNVTDNFPTEPNYMGSRQQFVQSSSTFKDPERASLRDSGHGDSDQADSDQDTNKGSCCDMSAKEALKLKATGVKPPPLEQDEDCVNCTEECRVLGHSDRCWMPQFPAGGNQAEGIDYRNNMFVPAGMETVPETETYETVNPNGKKTFCTFGKERRDHTILVANVKPYLKAKRALSPLLQEVPSASSSPTKGCSTMSPCSSVKSPADGAEGKPPPATCSGHYGPPDGQYLSPTKQSRDQGVYPPLPPSDPVAKVLAEARSRISQEATGEMECVLEQVEPNANRDGMDADQVVRDIDKLLQDCRGSEATGTLRK
- the pcdh17 gene encoding protocadherin-17 isoform X1, giving the protein MYLSIFFFLLLWAQALTLKNLNYSVPEEQGPGTVIGNIAKDARLGLEQIGQGGQGKKANFRVLENSAPHLIDVDPQSGLLYTKQRIDRETLCKRNPKCQLSMEVFANDKEICMIKIDIQDINDNSPTFPSDQIDIDISENAVPGTRFPLTSAHDPDAGENGLKTYQITRDDYNLFSLEVKSRGDGTKFPELVIQRPLDREERSHHTLILSATDGGEYPRSGTMQINVKVIDSNDNSPVFDQPSYVVEIPENSPPGKVLIDLNATDPDEGNNGQVVYSFSGYAPERIRELFSIDSRTGVIKIQGEIDYEESPVIEIDIQAKDLGPNPIPGHCKVTVKVLDRNDNWPSIGFVSVRQGAISEAAPPGTVIALVRVTDKDSGRNGQLQCRVLGNVPFKLEENYDNFYTVVTDRPLDREVQDEYNVTIVAKDNGIPPLNSTKSFTVKILDENDNVPRFTKSVYLLQIPENNIPGEYLGSVLAHDPDLGQNGTVYYSIVNSNVSGGDVNTYVNVNAANGAIYAVRSFNYEQIKYFDFKVLAKDAGSPHLESNATVRISVLDVNDNIPVIVLPLLQNDTAEIHVPRNVGVGYLVTTVRAVDNDYGESGRLTYEISDGNEEHLFEIDPVTGEVRTAHPFWDDVSPIVELIIRVSDHGKPTLTAAARLIIKASNGRPPDGLPRTKDNQNWDMSLPLIVTLSIVSIMLLAAMVTIAIKCKRENKEIRTYNCRIAEYSHPQLGKGKKKKINKNDIMLVQSEVEERDAMNVMNVVSSPSLATSPMYFDYQTRLPLSSPRSEVMYLKPTANNLSVPQGHVGCHTSFTGPVTSTTDTPTNRMSIIQTDNFPTEPNYMGSRQQFVQSSSTFKDPERASLRDSGHGDSDQADSDQDTNKGSCCDMSAKEALKLKATGVKPPPLEQDEDCVNCTEECRVLGHSDRCWMPQFPAGGNQAEGIDYRNNMFVPAGMETVPETETYETVNPNGKKTFCTFGKERRDHTILVANVKPYLKAKRALSPLLQEVPSASSSPTKGCSTMSPCSSVKSPADGAEGKPPPATCSGHYGPPDGQYLSPTKQSRDQGVYPPLPPSDPVAKVLAEARSRISQEATGEMECVLEQVEPNANRDGMDADQVVRDIDKLLQDCRGSEATGTLRK
- the pcdh17 gene encoding protocadherin-17 isoform X2, which produces MYLSIFFFLLLWAQALTLKNLNYSVPEEQGPGTVIGNIAKDARLGLEQIGQGGQGKKANFRVLENSAPHLIDVDPQSGLLYTKQRIDRETLCKRNPKCQLSMEVFANDKEICMIKIDIQDINDNSPTFPSDQIDIDISENAVPGTRFPLTSAHDPDAGENGLKTYQITRDDYNLFSLEVKSRGDGTKFPELVIQRPLDREERSHHTLILSATDGGEYPRSGTMQINVKVIDSNDNSPVFDQPSYVVEIPENSPPGKVLIDLNATDPDEGNNGQVVYSFSGYAPERIRELFSIDSRTGVIKIQGEIDYEESPVIEIDIQAKDLGPNPIPGHCKVTVKVLDRNDNWPSIGFVSVRQGAISEAAPPGTVIALVRVTDKDSGRNGQLQCRVLGNVPFKLEENYDNFYTVVTDRPLDREVQDEYNVTIVAKDNGIPPLNSTKSFTVKILDENDNVPRFTKSVYLLQIPENNIPGEYLGSVLAHDPDLGQNGTVYYSIVNSNVSGGDVNTYVNVNAANGAIYAVRSFNYEQIKYFDFKVLAKDAGSPHLESNATVRISVLDVNDNIPVIVLPLLQNDTAEIHVPRNVGVGYLVTTVRAVDNDYGESGRLTYEISDGNEEHLFEIDPVTGEVRTAHPFWDDVSPIVELIIRVSDHGKPTLTAAARLIIKASNGRPPDGLPRTKDNQNWDMSLPLIVTLSIVSIMLLAAMVTIAIKCKRENKEIRTYNCRIAEYSHPQLGKGKKKKINKNDIMLVQSEVEERDAMNVMNVVSSPSLATSPMYFDYQTRLPLSSPRSEVMYLKPTANNLSVPQGHVGCHTSFTGPVTSTTDTPTNRMSIIQTDNFPTEPNYMGSRQQFVQSSTFKDPERASLRDSGHGDSDQADSDQDTNKGSCCDMSAKEALKLKATGVKPPPLEQDEDCVNCTEECRVLGHSDRCWMPQFPAGGNQAEGIDYRNNMFVPAGMETVPETETYETVNPNGKKTFCTFGKERRDHTILVANVKPYLKAKRALSPLLQEVPSASSSPTKGCSTMSPCSSVKSPADGAEGKPPPATCSGHYGPPDGQYLSPTKQSRDQGVYPPLPPSDPVAKVLAEARSRISQEATGEMECVLEQVEPNANRDGMDADQVVRDIDKLLQDCRGSEATGTLRK